CATGAATCATTCAATTAAGAGGTAATCAAACGCACTCTTAGTATGCAGAATGTGTATAATTGCCCATGACGATTTCGTTAATACGTTATGACATACAAATTTTCTAATTATTATTGGTGTTCTACGTAtataacttttttttttgttttactaTATGTAGTCAAATGTAAGCATATTCTATTGTAATTTTGTGTGTCTTGCAGATAGCTGAATGGGGTAGAATGAGTATGTGTGATGCAGAGAGAAGACTGTTAGCAAACGCCCTTCTCGATATCTCCAACGAATACTTTATTCTAGTCTCCGAATCATGCATTCCTCTCTACAACTTCACCGTAACATATCGTTACATAACGAGATCCAAATACAGTTTTATGGGAGCATTTGATGACCCAGGCCCATTTGGGAGGGGCCGCTATAACCCAAACATGTTACCAGAAGTCAACATTTCCCAATGGAGAAAAGGATCCCAATGGTTTGAAGTCAATCGAAAACTCGCATCCATAATCATATCTGACATCACCTTTTACCCGAAATTCTTGGAGTTTTGCAGGCCCGCTTGTTATGTGGATGAACATTACTTCCCGACATTGTTAACAATTCGGGCACCGAATCTGCTAGCAAACCGGAGTTTGACTTGGGTTGACTGGTCAAGAGGCGGTGCTCACCCTGCAACATTTGGGGCAGCGGATATTACAGAAGTGTTCATGAAGAAACTTCACGATGAGCGAGAATGTCTTTATAATGACAAGCCTTCGTTAGTTTGTTATATGTTTGCCAGGAAATTTGCTCCGAGTACTTTACAACAGCTGCTTCTTTTTGCAGAGGAATTTTTGGGGTACTGATGTGATTACAATTGGTAACTTTGAAGACAGTATTCTTAGGTATACAGATTATGAATATGAACAGGTACTTCTGTACATTTTTAGTTTTGAAAACATGTTTTTGTGGTCAATTAGTTTTAAAATGTTGTTAGAAAACTACCTTTGGTTGCAATATGTTGACCATACCTTTAGATCTTACATTCTGTTAGAAAAAAGCACAAAGCCTTTTAAAAATAATTCTGAGTTTCTTGAATCAGTGGGTCGCATGCGTATCATAGCATTGTATATGCAGCTTCAACGTTATTTAGTAAACACGAAACACAACAATTCCTGAGGGAATGTGACCCTTGACTGAGCTATTGTTTGAGTTGGTATTAACGAAAAAAGTTTAAAACATTGGTGAAAGAGACTTCAAATGTTTTAAAGTTGTATATGTCGTTTTGTTCTTAATTAGGGGAAATCTTCATGAGTACATCAGGCACTCGTCTATATTTGTGTTCATAGTTGTAAGATTATCGTTGTCATGTTCAGATGTTGCTACATATGATGCACCGAAAGTCTCTTTCGACAATTGGGATCTGAACCATGAAGTGTTTTGGAAGGATTTTTTGCATAAGGATTAAGGTCATACTCATAATCCACTAACCAACTTATATCAGTTCCATTTGGTTCATTTTCATGGTATAGATATGAAATATGAGAATACAGCTGAAGGCCTAGGTAGCATTAAATAGTATCAAGTGCAATGGTGTTTAGTAACTAAAGCATAATAGCGATTAGTGTAGCAACTTGAGTTATCATTCCCCCAATTCCATGTGTATCACAGTTAAAAAATACAAACCAGAAAAACCAAAACTCTCAGATCATACATCCCTATTGAGCCCTCGGAAAGTTCAGTTATTTGGAACAGAGACCCCTGACAATTTTCTGTTTTAGCACTTTGATCATAGATACAATTGTAAACTTAATAATCATTAACACTTTTGATCTGTGAATTTTTCTAAAAGCAACAAAACAAGAGTTGTGAAGCAAACAATTTGTATAGTCAAACATTTGCGTGACGTGGTTAAGTAGAATATGAGACCGTCTACCATTCCCAAACTTTTTTCCAATCCAGTCAACTCATATAACATGTTGTTCTATATGCAGATATTGACAAGTGGAACCAGTTTAATGATCAACATATTACGTTCCATAATTTGTGACTCAAGTAACAAATGCTAATTATTATGACTGAACTAGTCCTAAATGAACATCAAATTTGCAGATCAACAATTTTCATCACCTTGGGAGACTAGTAACACCTCTTTGGATACTTATGCTTCACTCTGTCATTACCTGGTAAAAACAAGATATAGAAATAGTAGAATATTAGTCCAATCCTAGTGAGCAACTGAATATCATGCAATTTATGTAGAAGTCATGGCATGCGCAATGCATTCGAGGGGTGGACTTTCACATGATAAAAAGAAGTGATCGAGTTTAACTACCATCCTTTGTACTATAAACATATGGGAAAAAAACACTAAGTAGGTCATATAATAGTATTCGTTAGTGTTTTTTTAAAATTTTGGCAGGTGCCCAAGTTAGATTGTAACAAAGATGAAAATAAAAGGTACAGCTTACAAGTTCCTTAATAGGATAATATAATATCTACTCACCTCACCTAGTAGCAACTGTTAGTTCAGGTAAAGGTATGATGAAGTTTATGCAACTCCATAACGGCTCCTAAGAGCATCAACAGCTTTATCAACTGACTGCATAAGTTCAGGGATGGTTGTTTTGCATACTGGAAATAACACAAAAAAAACACGTATTAATAAAGATAAGTTTTGAAAAGTTCCTATACGACATGCTTCTTACTATTAGTTGTAGAAGACGAAACCATGAATCATTATCGATCTTTTTGGCCAGCTTTCTTATTTTCATTATGCAAATACTCTCATTGATAAAACATACACTTTTTACTACACAAATACTACTTGTAATCTAGCTTTATATTGTTAATCCAGCCCCACTAATTAATGGAAACTACTTATATTATCCTGAAAGTTAGGTCATAATAAAACATACCACGATTAGCGCTGCTTTGTGACTCTGCAATCAGTTCCTTATATGATGCCTGAAAAATGCATGAGAAAGTTCAAGTAATCAAGTTTATGACAAAATCTGACCAGATATtgatgcaaaagtaattaaaacttTAGAACTACCTGCATTGCATCACGAGTTTCTTTAATTCGGTCattcatcttcttgaattctttctcaGCTTCATTCATTGTTTGCTGGCATGCTTGGTTTTGAATCTTAGAAAACAGAAAACAAATAAGAAATTACAGACAACATAAATACCATTAAGCTGACAAATAGGCAGTTGATATCTGATTGTTGATCAAAGCTTTAACAAATACAAGAGACTCTAGTGCCatgtattaataatatcattaaaataTATCTATAGACCACGGTATTGAAACTTCTAGTAGTGCTCATTATATGGTTGATACAGACGTAAGTCACACGATGTACTAATAAACATAGGGTTCATAAAATATAACACATTTGAGATTAACCTGGCAAAAAAAATTATGTTTTGGCATAAGACATTCATCCCATCTATTTCACAGTCAATTGATAATGCACTACACACTCAAAATCTAATTATATACCAAATATCTGACATAATGTTGAGTTGTAAGTTCATCTTTTACAGGTGTAAACCGTGTAATGTATCAGACACATGAAGCTATAACAGAGTTTCATCAATGCCTACATCATGTAAGCAACAAAATATATATTGCAGGGTCCAGATAGCATATGCAgtgaaaaattttaaatttaaacacaccTGACTACCTGAGTAAACCTTTCTAGTTTCCAGCTCAAATACAATTTCAGTAAAGAAGTTGCAAGCATAGTGTCTAGTTGTTTGGATGTATAATTACATATATAAAGTTACATAAGCAAACTCTAAATTTTATAGCAGAACACATAAAGATAATATTAGAGAAGATTTTAGAATTGCCTATTCAAGGAAGACTGGAGACATATCCACAGTTCCACATCAAAATTCAAGATACAATCTATTATCAGATACCAACTCCCCAAAACAAAACAACAATACACCTATCATCAAAGCATTTAAGTCAATTAGAGAACTGAATACCGGATTTAATGCCTAAAAAATTCAAAATGTAAACTTACGTAGCTAGTTTTACAGATTAACAATTTCAATAGCAACAACATTTTGTAACCTACTATAAACATCAACTTCCTTGTGTAAAGAAGATGTTGCTCATCGCAACTAAGTTATCAGCACATTTGACACTTAAAATAGAAAAAACTGGactcaaatattaacaaaaatgaaTGTATGAATCAACAGCAAACAACTGAAATTAACAAAAATGAACTCTTCAACAACTAATTTCCTAAGCGATATAGACCTAAATGTATAATCGATCAATTTCAATCACAATTACACTGATAAATCGAAGTAAACTAATTATACACATTCTCTATATCAATAatcatatatacgtgtatatacacGGCCTAAAATGATGAACATCATAATACATGAATCAAACAGCAAACAAGTGAGCAATTGACCTTATATCGCTTGTGTAGACGTGAGTGAGAAGCTTCGATGTCCTTAAGTATCTCGGAATGCGAGAAATCGAGATGGCGCTTGATTGAATCGACGTTCGAGGATGTAATTTCCTTCAGATCAGCGATAGTGATAGGTGCTTTGATGAGTGATGGTGCAGGTGATATTACGGTAGGCGGCACGGCAGGTGATTCGGTGTTCTTCTTTGGAGAGGAGTAGAATGACGTAACGTCGTTGAAGCtgctgaaattgaatttgaattttGGCGGTGATACGCTCGGTGATCGGTTTGGAATCGCCGTCGATGAGTTTTTCGTTGATCTCCTCCCCATTTTTCAAATTACAACAGGTATTCAAAAATAGGGCCAGTTTTTATATAGGATTGAAATGAAATTTAACGTGGTTGTTAGCGTGTTACCGCTATTTTAttttgggtatatatatatatatatatatatatatatatatatatatatatatatatatatatatatatatatatatatatatatatatatatatagtgaggatCCAGAGAGAACCAGATGTGGTAGAGAACCGAGAGCAGATGCGGATGGTAGTATAATCCCAAGAGGGCCTGGACCATCTCAGGTTTTTGGACTCTAATGTAATTTTTATCCCTTTTTATAGCCCAATTTTTTTCCCCCATGATTGGGCCCTCCCACTAAGCCTTTAATTTAATTTGAGCCCTCCTAATTATGTTTCTCACGTTTCGCCACTGAGCTCGAGTCAAGCTGGGTGCAGatcgagtcaatctgcgtgcagattgagttTGTTTTTGGGTGCAGGCACACTCTGTTCTTCGTAAGAAATTGAATCTCTCAAAATCAAACCTATAGCAAAAATTAAAAACGCAGATTTATTAGGTTTCATCTCGTGAATCTATGTGCAAAGTTTCAGATTCTAACACCTAGATTTGAGCTCGAATTCGTGAGTTCATCTACAAAATTCACATAGTCAATCGAATGTGCAGATTCGAATTAATGTTTGAAATGGATGTTACCTTGTTCCAATAGCAGCGACTAGAAGATTTTATGAAGGATTCAAGGTCTGAAAACAACTGAATCATAAAAATCAAAGTTACAGTTCATCTTCATCCATTCGTTAACTGTTCATCATGAAATTGAGGAATTCGATGATGATTTGGAGTATAATCCTTCAAGAAAGTTGATAATCGCAGCCTTAGGATCTTGTTTCATCGATTTTAACTTTCAATTTTGTTGATTTTGATGTCTGATAAAATTGGTAAAATCGACAGGTGAGGGTTCGCTGGGTTCTCTGCTATGCAGAGTTCTTCcaagatcctttcactatatatatatatatatatatatatatatatatatatatatatatatatatatatatatatatacatatacatacatactagGTTTTGGAGCCCGTGCGTTGCATGTTGGAATTCATATTATTTCTAAGATACCGTActtataatattagtaacatcacATGAAAACTTATACAATTTTTGTCACATATCTGATATGAATGAAACATATTTAAAAATGAAATTATACTTGGTGGAAATCATAATAATGTAACATAATTCAAATATTTCTAAAAAAACATTATACATACATAATAGTTCAAAGATATCATaccaataaatttttttttaaaacatttcttcaattaaGTCTATAAGTGTTGCAAGACTTCTTTGTATACCACATTTTTTGTTGTGTTGGAAATTTTGTTATCCTTGTCTAAGATAAATATCTTGATTCCTTCCTGATTAGTAACCCGAGATAGTGCAACGTATAGTTGTCCATGACTAAACACCGGTTTTGGAAGAAATAAACCGACACGCGATAGTGATTgtccttggcttttatttattatcattgcaAAGCAAACCGACAATGGATATTGTCTTCTTTGGAATCTGAAAGGTATTCTCTTGTCCGTCGGTACGATAATCATACGTGATAACGCTGTAATCTTCCCCACGTTTGAGCCTGTTAAACTTTTTTCTTTGATGATTTTTTCTCCTAAGTGCACAATTTGTAAACATGTACCGTTACACAAACCTCCTGCCTGATCTATATTTCGAAGTAACATAACTGGTACACCAATTTTGAGCCTCAGATTGT
This window of the Rutidosis leptorrhynchoides isolate AG116_Rl617_1_P2 chromosome 7, CSIRO_AGI_Rlap_v1, whole genome shotgun sequence genome carries:
- the LOC139857020 gene encoding glycosyltransferase BC10-like, giving the protein MEEGKDPATTTLVSRTNQARALPQRLIQLLALFLLLCFFISLFSIYMIRKTGVVTSVTSAIPILTQCIEEQPKNNLDRWITPPSKLMHTMSDKELFWRASFEPQVKKYPFARVPKIAFMFLTKGPLPLAPLWERFFKGHKSLYSIYIHSLPSYEPHFPSTSIFYDRQIPSQIAEWGRMSMCDAERRLLANALLDISNEYFILVSESCIPLYNFTVTYRYITRSKYSFMGAFDDPGPFGRGRYNPNMLPEVNISQWRKGSQWFEVNRKLASIIISDITFYPKFLEFCRPACYVDEHYFPTLLTIRAPNLLANRSLTWVDWSRGGAHPATFGAADITEVFMKKLHDERECLYNDKPSLVCYMFARKFAPSTLQQLLLFAEEFLGY
- the LOC139857021 gene encoding uncharacterized protein, which gives rise to MGRRSTKNSSTAIPNRSPSVSPPKFKFNFSSFNDVTSFYSSPKKNTESPAVPPTVISPAPSLIKAPITIADLKEITSSNVDSIKRHLDFSHSEILKDIEASHSRLHKRYKIQNQACQQTMNEAEKEFKKMNDRIKETRDAMQASYKELIAESQSSANRVCKTTIPELMQSVDKAVDALRSRYGVA